In Buchananella sp. 14KM1171, the genomic stretch GGGGCCATCTTGGCCACATATTCCTCGATCTTGGCGTTCAACAGACGCAGCGGCCACGGGTTGTCCGCAGTAGTCTGCGCGGCGCGTTCCGGCAGCGGGCGCGGGGTGATGCTCAAGACGGGGCCTCACGATGCGAGAGTTGTTTTCTGCCGGGTAACGTTACCTTGAACCACCAACGCGGTGGCAGCAAAGACAGGGGAAAAATGGCCGGGACGATTCTGTTGGCCGCGCCGCGCGGATACTGCGCCGGCGTGGACCGCGCCGTGGACGCCGTAGAGAAGGCACTGGAGCACTACGGCCCGCCGATCTACGTGCGCAAGGAGATCGTCCACAACAAGTACGTGGTGGAGGTGCTCTCCAAGCGTGGCGCCATCTTCGTCAACGAAACCGACCAGGTGCCGGAGGGCGCCCGGGTGGTGTTCAGCGCCCACGGCGTCTCCCCCGCAGTGCACGCCGAGGCCGAGCGCCGCCAGCTGGAAACCATCGACGCCACCTGTCCGCTGGTGACCAAGGTGCACCGCGAGGCCGTGCGTTTCGCCAAGGACGACTACGACATCATCCTGGTGGGACACGAGGGCCACGAGGAGGTGGAGGGCACCCAGGGCGAGGCGCCCGAGCACATCCAGGTGGTCGGCACCCCCGACGAGGTGGACTCCGTGGAGGTGCGCGACCCCGACAAGGTGGTGTGGATCAGCCAGACCACCCTGTCCGTGGACGAGACCCTGCAGACCGTCAACCGGCTGCGCGAGCGCTTCCCGAACCTGGTGGACCCGCCCTCCGACGACATCTGCTACGCCACCCAAAACCGGCAGGTGGCCGTCAAGGAGATCGCCCCGCGCTGCGACCTAATGATCGTGGTGGGCAGCGCCAACTCCTCCAACTCCGTGCGCCTGGTGGAGGTGGCCCGCGAGGCCGGAGCCGGCCGGGCCGAGCGCATCGACAAGGCCGACGAGGTCGAAGACGCCTGGTTCCAGGACGTGAAGACCGTGGGCGTGACCTCTGGCGCCTCAGTGCCGGAGATCCTGGTGCGAGAGCTGATCGAGGAGCTCC encodes the following:
- a CDS encoding 4-hydroxy-3-methylbut-2-enyl diphosphate reductase encodes the protein MAGTILLAAPRGYCAGVDRAVDAVEKALEHYGPPIYVRKEIVHNKYVVEVLSKRGAIFVNETDQVPEGARVVFSAHGVSPAVHAEAERRQLETIDATCPLVTKVHREAVRFAKDDYDIILVGHEGHEEVEGTQGEAPEHIQVVGTPDEVDSVEVRDPDKVVWISQTTLSVDETLQTVNRLRERFPNLVDPPSDDICYATQNRQVAVKEIAPRCDLMIVVGSANSSNSVRLVEVAREAGAGRAERIDKADEVEDAWFQDVKTVGVTSGASVPEILVRELIEELQRRGYDNLEEVRTATERITFTLPKNLRADLKGAGKEPDKGRREAGPGHVA